In Cervus elaphus chromosome 7, mCerEla1.1, whole genome shotgun sequence, the following proteins share a genomic window:
- the LOC122697629 gene encoding uncharacterized protein LOC122697629, producing the protein MTRRSWCAETFPHRAGTSGLEPFADLFFEMRQFCLFYPTGCDGRRSASLGQGKRKGQALLGDSPACLRSPCGYVRAHDETAGVSSQSRPVALKVCLQEGHRGLEKARVVTDPGSVHFSGPALPHPGELLRPCLHLHAPWTHLFPCPGGQLQIPAPLVKVFCAILPVAWRTLFSFVIVLVLTGENMGHDAKGLRGMGGMGVREGDLGRGTWGGEAEWSQLAGERSGSKVRSRQGGGTGVSLGRKSRDPTVDFSCSVERRQDHRRRRRQEWMKSSEVRLLWGPRGAGQGPEGSFPCLASDSVVTVTLTPTVRSSRHQCCEDVGRKGVCGGRMGSSR; encoded by the exons atgacAAGGAGGAGTTGGTGTGCAGAGACATTTCCTCACAGGGCTGGGACATCAGGACTTGAGCCCTTTGCTGACCTTTTCTTTGAGATGAGGCAGTTTTGTCTTTTCTACCCCACTGGCTGTGATGGGAGGCGATCAGCTTCGCTGGGGCAGGGCAAG agaaaaggacaagCGCTGCTGGGGGACAGCCCAGCCTGCCTGCGATCGCCCTGTGGATATGTCCGTGCTCATGACGAGACTGCTGGAGTGTCCTCTCAGAGTCGTCCTGTCGCTCTGAAGGTGTGTCTGCAGGAAGGTCACCGGGGCCTCGAGAAGGCCCGGGTGGTGACCGACCCAGGGAGCGTCCATTTTTCAGGTCCAGCCCTGCCACACCCTGGCGAGCTGCTCCGGCCCTGCCTGCACCTCCACGCCCCGTGGACTCACCTCTTCCCTTGCCCAGGGGGCCAGCTCCAGATCCCCGCCCCGTTGGTGAAAGTGTTTTGTGCGATTCTTcctgttgcctggagaacacttttctcctttgttattGTTTTGGTTTTAACCGGAGAGAACATGGGTCATGACGCTAAGGGGCTGAGGGGCATGGGAGGGATGGGAGTCAGGGAGGGGGATCTGGGGAGGGggacctggggaggggaggctgaaTGGAGTCAGCTTGCAGGTGAAAGGTCAGGGTCGAAGGTCAGGAGTAGGCAGGGAGGGGGGACAGGTGTGAGCCTGGGCAGGAAGTCCAGGGACCCCACAGTGGACTTCTCCTGCTCAGTAGAAAGGCGGCAGGATCaccggaggaggaggagacaagaaTGGATGAAAAGCTCTGAGGTTCGGCTCTTGTGGGGGCCGAGAGGAGCCGGGCAGGGACCAGAAGGCAGTTTCCCCTGCCTGGCGAGTGACAGTGTAGTCACGGTGACCCTCACACCTACGGTCCGGAGTTCCCGCCATCAGTGCTGTGAGGATGTGGGCAGGAAGGGTGTGTGCGGGGGTCGGATGGGGAGCTCAAGGTAG